One genomic region from Anopheles bellator chromosome 2, idAnoBellAS_SP24_06.2, whole genome shotgun sequence encodes:
- the LOC131211497 gene encoding uncharacterized protein LOC131211497 isoform X1 → MQSDILVPIPSTAWEQLRDLYRQDWPRHEIAYYTIQNYIRWTERDPHTSTTLIVYSLNGSWWETGTYIIVDHTDVFMYTLEPTEDTLRRMLCLLDWHHSYLMNMCLYRDAVVNAYRLHRLAIAFDSVDVIYRVPHHVALQFRYELPPGLTLRRIAPHYARFIHNQWLNKTVGTEYFIERLLRWNVSMGLFCERSREPLAWCIRSQNGALGLLGVVAQGKGYGSLVIKAFARWLAEQGHSTYASVRHTNMATRRLLEKLGFCVVGEASWLKNMKSRFDGTELRKAITS, encoded by the exons atGCAGAGCGATATACTCGTTCCGATTCCTTCAACCGCCTGGGAACAGCTTCGGGATCTTTATAGACAGGACTGGCCCCGACACGAGATCGCGTACTACACCATCCAGAATTACATCCGTTGGACGGAGCGCGATCCACATACTAGCACCACCCTGATCGTGTACAGTTTGAACGGATCCTGGTGGGAAACTGGCACCTATATAATCGTT GATCACACGGATGTGTTCATGTACACGCTGGAACCGACTGAAGACACTCTGAGGCGAATGCTCTGCTTGCTCGACTGGCATCACAGCTATCTGATGAATATGTGCCTGTATCGTGATGCGGTGGTGAACGCCTACCGTTTGCATAGACTTGCGATTGCATTTGACAGTGTTGACGTGATATATCGGGTGCCGCATCACGTCGCACTCCAATTCCGATATGAACTTCCGCCAGGTCTGACACTACGGCGCATCGCACCACACTACGCACGCTTTATCCACAACCAATGGTTGAACAAAACTGTCGGAACAGAGTACTTCATCGAGCGGTTGCTCCGGTGGAACGTGTCGATGGGTCTTTTTTGCGAACGTTCCAGGGAACCTTTGGCCTGGTGCATCCGATCGCAGAATGGAGCACTTGGGTTGCTCGGCGTAGTGGCTCAAGGGAAGGGTTACGGTTCTCTGGTGATCAAAGCGTTCGCGCGATGGCTTGCAGAGCAGGGACATAGTACTTATGCTAGCGTTAGACACACGAATATGGCCACCCGACGACTGTTGGAAAAGCTAGGCTTCTGTGTGGTCGGCGAGGCGAGCTGgttgaaaaacatgaaaagcaGATTCGACGGCACCGAGTTGCGAAAGGCAATAACGTCGtag
- the LOC131211496 gene encoding uncharacterized protein LOC131211496 has product MDDADQLVEISSTHWMELKDLFKNNWPKHEFAYYLLCNYVRWTSSDPRLKQDIKVYSLNGCWRTDETFALKDRFEIYFYTTAEGAESQHLVRLLSLMDWNAWQEISMDYLERFHAVVEKLIKNRGLSIASSYLANYYYLTKNQALEMNLPAPPEGFTFESLHEKHLSYIYSQWPLKNNISYESGYRLLKRLIQYNESVGLFDRSGLLVSWCLSDQTGAHSDLQTTEEYKRRGYGRMVVVELAKRLARRGSDSKAYVLSSNEKSIKLFEGVRFRKIENLRWVVVNPKGANM; this is encoded by the exons ATGGATGATGCCGATCAATTGGTGGAAATCAGTAGTACGCATTGGATGGAGCTGAAAGACTTATTCAAGAATAATTGGCCGAAGCATGAGTTCGCTTATTACCTATTGTGCAATTACGTGAGATGGACGTCGTCTGATCCACGGTTAAAGCAGGACATCAAGGTCTACTCATTGAACGGATGCTGGAGAACGGATGAAACCTTTGCGTTGAAG GATAGGTTTGAAATATATTTCTACACTACAGCAGAAGGTGCCGAGAGTCAGCATTTGGTAAGATTACTCTCACTCATGGATTGGAATGCGTGGCAAGAAATAAGCATGGATTACCTCGAAAGGTTCCATGCTGTGGTGGAGAAACTTATCAAAAATCGCGGACTTTCGATTGCAAGCAGCTATCTGGCGAACTATTACTATTTAACAAAGAACCAGGCTCTTGAAATGAACTTACCGGCACCGCCTGAGGGATTCACTTTTGAAAGTCTGCATGAAAAACATTTGAGTTACATCTACAGCCAATGGCCACtgaaaaataatattagcTACGAGTCTGGCTATCGGTTGCTCAAGCGTCTGATACAATACAATGAAAGTGTAGGTTTGTTCGACCGTAGTGGACTGCTCGTGTCATGGTGTTTGAG CGATCAAACCGGGGCACATTCTGATCTTCAGACGACCGAAGAGTATAAACGACGAGGATATGGTCGGATGGTTGTGGTGGAGTTAGCTAAACGTTTAGCACGCCGTGGATCGGATTCAAAAGCGTATGTGTTGAGCTCTaatgaaaaatcgatcaaacttTTTGAAGGTGTTCGATTccgtaaaattgaaaacctaCGTTGGGTAGTAGTCAATCCAAAGGGAGCTAATATGTAA
- the LOC131211497 gene encoding uncharacterized protein LOC131211497 isoform X2 → MQSDILVPIPSTAWEQLRDLYRQDWPRHEIAYYTIQNYIRWTERDPHTSTTLIVYSLNGSWWETGTYIIDHTDVFMYTLEPTEDTLRRMLCLLDWHHSYLMNMCLYRDAVVNAYRLHRLAIAFDSVDVIYRVPHHVALQFRYELPPGLTLRRIAPHYARFIHNQWLNKTVGTEYFIERLLRWNVSMGLFCERSREPLAWCIRSQNGALGLLGVVAQGKGYGSLVIKAFARWLAEQGHSTYASVRHTNMATRRLLEKLGFCVVGEASWLKNMKSRFDGTELRKAITS, encoded by the exons atGCAGAGCGATATACTCGTTCCGATTCCTTCAACCGCCTGGGAACAGCTTCGGGATCTTTATAGACAGGACTGGCCCCGACACGAGATCGCGTACTACACCATCCAGAATTACATCCGTTGGACGGAGCGCGATCCACATACTAGCACCACCCTGATCGTGTACAGTTTGAACGGATCCTGGTGGGAAACTGGCACCTATATAATC GATCACACGGATGTGTTCATGTACACGCTGGAACCGACTGAAGACACTCTGAGGCGAATGCTCTGCTTGCTCGACTGGCATCACAGCTATCTGATGAATATGTGCCTGTATCGTGATGCGGTGGTGAACGCCTACCGTTTGCATAGACTTGCGATTGCATTTGACAGTGTTGACGTGATATATCGGGTGCCGCATCACGTCGCACTCCAATTCCGATATGAACTTCCGCCAGGTCTGACACTACGGCGCATCGCACCACACTACGCACGCTTTATCCACAACCAATGGTTGAACAAAACTGTCGGAACAGAGTACTTCATCGAGCGGTTGCTCCGGTGGAACGTGTCGATGGGTCTTTTTTGCGAACGTTCCAGGGAACCTTTGGCCTGGTGCATCCGATCGCAGAATGGAGCACTTGGGTTGCTCGGCGTAGTGGCTCAAGGGAAGGGTTACGGTTCTCTGGTGATCAAAGCGTTCGCGCGATGGCTTGCAGAGCAGGGACATAGTACTTATGCTAGCGTTAGACACACGAATATGGCCACCCGACGACTGTTGGAAAAGCTAGGCTTCTGTGTGGTCGGCGAGGCGAGCTGgttgaaaaacatgaaaagcaGATTCGACGGCACCGAGTTGCGAAAGGCAATAACGTCGtag
- the LOC131211621 gene encoding ethanolaminephosphotransferase 1 isoform X3 — protein MIGIKYLNEAHLKGFEKYKYNCVDTSILSVYVMHPFWNKVVLLCPRWVAPNLLTFTGFMLTVVNFFLIGYYDRDFKAATETSHTVPNWVWLLAAINLFVAYTLDGIDGKQARRTGTSGPLGELFDHGLDSYSAVLIPIYVFSIFGSHDLPPVRMFFITLNVFLNFYLPHVEKYITGIMFLPWGYDFVMWGVSITLAITGIFGAEFWQIPVFGMKPCHIFELTLYVSAIITSHPIIITNIYKSYRDKTGKMRSFKEAIRPLVPLASLFVLCTLWVLLSRNGIIDMEPRLYFVMCGTLFSNICCRLIVSQMSDTRADLWNALLNLLCVTVAFGILPYTSLGLPELDIDFERYLLYALTFFVTIAHLHYGAGVVQEMCHHFRIRCFKIGTHDKPLLAY, from the exons ATGATCGGAATCAAGTATCTCAACGAAGCCCACTTGAAAGGGTTCGAAAAGTACAAG TACAATTGCGTTGACACCAGCATATTGAGCGTGTACGTGATGCACCCTTTCTGGAACAAGGTAGTCTTGCTGTGTCCCCGATGGGTTGCGCCCAACCTTCTCACCTTCACCGGGTTCATGCTGACGGTGGTAAACTTCTTCCTGATCGGTTACTACGACCGAGACTTCAAGGCAGCGACAGAAACATCCCATACGGTTCCCAACTGGGtgtggctgctggctgccatTAATCTGTTCGTAGCGTACACTCTCG ATGGAATCGATGGCAAACAAGCACGAAGAACCGGCACCAGTGGACCACTTGGTGAGCTGTTTGATCATGGATTGGATTCGTACTCGGCGGTGCTTATACCGATCTATGTATTCAGCATATTTGGATCGCACGATCTGCCTCCGGTGCGAATGTTCTTCATCACGCTGAATGTGTTCCTTAATTTCTACCTTCCGCACGTGGAAAAGTACATCACGGGCATTATGTTTCTGCCGTGGGGGTATGATTTCGTAATGTGG GGGGTCTCGATCACGCTGGCAATCACCGGTATCTTCGGAGCAGAGTTTTGGCAGATTCCGGTCTTTGGCATGAAGCCTTGCCACATCTTTGAACTGACACTATACGTATCCGCAATCATAACTAGTCATCCTATAATAATAACTAATATTTACAA GTCGTATCGCGACAAAACGGGCAAAATGCGATCATTTAAAGAAGCGATTCGCCCGCTAGTGCCACTTGCCAGTCTGTTCGTACTGTGTACGCTCTGGGTGCTGCTCTCCAGGAACGGCATCATAGATATGGAGCCACGGCTCTACTTTGTGATGTGTGGCACgttgttttcgaacatttGC TGCCGGTTGATCGTGTCCCAAATGTCAGATACTCGGGCTGATCTTTGGAATGCACTGCTGAATCTGTTATGTGTGACCGTCGCGTTTGGGATTCTGCCGTACACGTCCCTCGGCTTGCCGGAGCTGGATATCGACTTCGAGCGATACCTGCTCTACGCGCTAACGTTCTTCGTCACGATCGCCCACCTTCACTACGGAGCCGGAGTGGTGCAAGAAATGTGCCATCACTTTCGCATCCGCTGTTTTAAA ATCGGAACGCATGATAAGCCGTTACTAGCGTACTAA
- the LOC131211621 gene encoding ethanolaminephosphotransferase 1 isoform X1, translating to MIGIKYLNEAHLKGFEKYKYNCVDTSILSVYVMHPFWNKVVLLCPRWVAPNLLTFTGFMLTVVNFFLIGYYDRDFKAATETSHTVPNWVWLLAAINLFVAYTLDGIDGKQARRTGTSGPLGELFDHGLDSYSAVLIPIYVFSIFGSHDLPPVRMFFITLNVFLNFYLPHVEKYITGIMFLPWGYDFVMWGVSITLAITGIFGAEFWQIPVFGMKPCHIFELTLYVSAIITSHPIIITNIYKSYRDKTGKMRSFKEAIRPLVPLASLFVLCTLWVLLSRNGIIDMEPRLYFVMCGTLFSNICCRLIVSQMSDTRADLWNALLNLLCVTVAFGILPYTSLGLPELDIDFERYLLYALTFFVTIAHLHYGAGVVQEMCHHFRIRCFKFQECLDFARQLFSIYFIVEHRAMTTMATDGLMEVSAQDWSELRDLYKRDWPRYEVAYNTLQNFIHWTLASEPADSMTIYSYGESWRQNGTVVITSANYIFLYTLDASEETLRKALLAFKWKQEYISYMTTYRTLLLEVYQTLNLKVVLDVPNVLYRLSREQAQNITYTLPDGFYAQKINPIYAQFINDRWKFKGEGTERVIERLLKHNLSMGLFDAQQHLVGWCLRGENGAMCMLGVSTKRRGYGSLVVKVFAKDLEANGCTSYASVVKTNLPSRAMFEKLGFAQVCDVDWLGNSVRQ from the exons ATGATCGGAATCAAGTATCTCAACGAAGCCCACTTGAAAGGGTTCGAAAAGTACAAG TACAATTGCGTTGACACCAGCATATTGAGCGTGTACGTGATGCACCCTTTCTGGAACAAGGTAGTCTTGCTGTGTCCCCGATGGGTTGCGCCCAACCTTCTCACCTTCACCGGGTTCATGCTGACGGTGGTAAACTTCTTCCTGATCGGTTACTACGACCGAGACTTCAAGGCAGCGACAGAAACATCCCATACGGTTCCCAACTGGGtgtggctgctggctgccatTAATCTGTTCGTAGCGTACACTCTCG ATGGAATCGATGGCAAACAAGCACGAAGAACCGGCACCAGTGGACCACTTGGTGAGCTGTTTGATCATGGATTGGATTCGTACTCGGCGGTGCTTATACCGATCTATGTATTCAGCATATTTGGATCGCACGATCTGCCTCCGGTGCGAATGTTCTTCATCACGCTGAATGTGTTCCTTAATTTCTACCTTCCGCACGTGGAAAAGTACATCACGGGCATTATGTTTCTGCCGTGGGGGTATGATTTCGTAATGTGG GGGGTCTCGATCACGCTGGCAATCACCGGTATCTTCGGAGCAGAGTTTTGGCAGATTCCGGTCTTTGGCATGAAGCCTTGCCACATCTTTGAACTGACACTATACGTATCCGCAATCATAACTAGTCATCCTATAATAATAACTAATATTTACAA GTCGTATCGCGACAAAACGGGCAAAATGCGATCATTTAAAGAAGCGATTCGCCCGCTAGTGCCACTTGCCAGTCTGTTCGTACTGTGTACGCTCTGGGTGCTGCTCTCCAGGAACGGCATCATAGATATGGAGCCACGGCTCTACTTTGTGATGTGTGGCACgttgttttcgaacatttGC TGCCGGTTGATCGTGTCCCAAATGTCAGATACTCGGGCTGATCTTTGGAATGCACTGCTGAATCTGTTATGTGTGACCGTCGCGTTTGGGATTCTGCCGTACACGTCCCTCGGCTTGCCGGAGCTGGATATCGACTTCGAGCGATACCTGCTCTACGCGCTAACGTTCTTCGTCACGATCGCCCACCTTCACTACGGAGCCGGAGTGGTGCAAGAAATGTGCCATCACTTTCGCATCCGCTGTTTTAAA TTTCAAGAGTGTCTCGATTTCGCAAGACAGCTGTTCAGCATCTACTTCATTGTGGAACACAGAgcaatgacgacgatggccaccgacggtCTGATGGAAGTTTCTGCGCAAGATTGGAGTGAGCTTCGGGATCTTTACAAACGCGATTGGCCGCGGTACGAGGTAGCCTACAATACACtgcaaaatttcattcattggACACTCGCTTCCGAGCCTGCGGATAGCATGACTATCTACAGTTACGGTGAAAGCTGGCGTCAAAACGGGACTGTTGTTATAACT AGTGCAAACTACATTTTTCTGTACACACTGGATGCTTCTGAAGAAACCCTTCGAAAGGCGCTGCTTGCGTTTAAATGGAAACAAGAGTACATATCGTACATGACAACCTATCGGACGCTTCTGTTGGAAGTGTACCAAACGCTCAACTTAAAAGTGGTTCTCGATGTTCCCAACGTGTTGTATCGGTTGTCGCGTGAGCAAGCGCAAAACATAACGTACACACTCCCGGACGGGTTTTACGCACAGAAAATCAATCCAATTTACGCCCAGTTCATCAACGATCGCTGGAAATTCAAGGGTGAAGGAACAGAGCGCGTGATCGAGAGGCTGTTAAAGCATAATTTGTCCATGGGCCTGTTCGACGCACAGCAGCACCTAGTGGGTTGGTGCCTTCGAGGTGAGAACGGCGCCATGTGCATGCTTGGAGTGTCAACTAAACGCAGAGGCTACGGGTCGCTGGTGGTTAAAGTTTTTGCCAAGGATTTAGAAGCAAATGGATGCACTTCGTACGCTAGTGTTGTTAAGACCAATCTTCCCTCTAGGGCGATGTTCGAAAAGCTGGGCTTCGCGCAAGTATGCGACGTTGATTGGTTGGGAAACAGTGTACGGCAATAG
- the LOC131211500 gene encoding uncharacterized protein LOC131211500 produces MAKQILVCAFVALALVAAIQASDLILGNINTGDRILYSAVSSAPGVPGGLVNRTVNYSGNYNITAIRAYDRTANRTGQAHLVGGGLYQRYANLALSTRYIANPLDYLVEIYGR; encoded by the exons ATGGCAAAACAAATTCTAGTTTGTGCATTTGTTGCTCTGGCCCTGGTTGCCGCAATTCAGGCGAGCGATTTGATCCTTGGCAACATTAACACTGGTGATCGCATCTTGTACTC CGCCGTATCATCTGCTCCCGGCGTTCCGGGTGGACTTGTCAACCGTACGGTGAACTACAGTGGCAACTACAACATCACCGCCATCCGGGCGTACGATCGCACGGCAAATAGAACTGGACAAGCGCACTTGGTTGGCGGTGGACTGTACCAGCGGTACGCCAATTTGGCCCTGTCGACCCGTTACATTGCAAACCCGCTGGACTACCTCGTTGAGATCTACGGCCGATAA
- the LOC131211498 gene encoding uncharacterized protein LOC131211498, giving the protein METTDRLTVVPPAAWKELRDLFLRNWPDHHVAYTTVDNFVRWYVIDPTIKNLVIYCLNDTWRRDGTYLIVDRYQLFAYTLDCTNRTLQRALPLLDWSGGLKVSSLLSRHRQPVIDVISSKCLSKEYDSETYLYYLPKEQCEALSLNIPDGFELRPLLVHDATKADDHWPNRHTGSLFFLQRLAAWNPSIGLYEKSTGDLVAWCFRLQAGALGALQVDPNYLRRGFGTLVTAAVAKQVAFLGHDCCALVNATNEPSKRMFEGLGFKHTDEAYWIRTIPTLPNEWKD; this is encoded by the exons ATGGAGACGACGGATCGGTTAACCGTCGTTCCGCCTGCAGCATGGAAAGAGCTGCGTGATCTTTTTCTTCGAAATTGGCCCGACCACCACGTGGCGTACACCACAGTCGACAACTTTGTCCGTTGGTATGTCATAGATCCCACCATCAAGAATCTCGTAATTTACTGTCTGAACGATACCTGGAGGAGAGACGGCACCTACCTGATTGTG GATCGCTATCAGCTGTTCGCCTATACTCTGGACTGCACAAACCGTACGCTCCAGAGAGCTCTTCCATTACTGGATTGGAGTGGAGGATTGAAAGTGAGCTCTTTGCTCTcgcgccaccggcaaccggtgaTCGATGTTATCAGTAGCAAGTGCCTCTCGAAAGAGTATGACAGCGAAACGTATCTCTACTATCTGCCCAAGGAGCAGTGCGAAGCGCTATCATTGAACATCCCCGATGGGTTTGAACTAAGGCCACTGCTAGTCCACGATGCCACCAAAGCGGATGATCATTGGCCAAATAGACACACTGGATCACTGTTCTTTCTACAAAGACTTGCGGCATGGAATCCTAGCATTGGGCTTTACGAAAAGTCTACAGGCGATCTGGTTGCGTGGTGTTTTCGACTGCAGGCTGGTGCACTGGGAGCTCTGCAAGTGGATCCGAACTATTTGAGGCGTGGATTCGGCACCCTTGTTACTGCTGCGGTTGCAAAACAAGTTGCTTTCCTGGGTCATGATTGTTGCGCTCTAGTTAACGCGACAAACGAACCCTCCAAACGCATGTTTGAAGGACTTGGATTTAAGCACACAGATGAGGCGTATTGGATCAGAACAATTCCGACACTACCAAACGAGTGGAAAGATTAA
- the LOC131211621 gene encoding ethanolaminephosphotransferase 1 isoform X2, which yields MIGIKYLNEAHLKGFEKYKYNCVDTSILSVYVMHPFWNKVVLLCPRWVAPNLLTFTGFMLTVVNFFLIGYYDRDFKAATETSHTVPNWVWLLAAINLFVAYTLDGIDGKQARRTGTSGPLGELFDHGLDSYSAVLIPIYVFSIFGSHDLPPVRMFFITLNVFLNFYLPHVEKYITGIMFLPWGYDFVMWGVSITLAITGIFGAEFWQIPVFGMKPCHIFELTLYVSAIITSHPIIITNIYKSYRDKTGKMRSFKEAIRPLVPLASLFVLCTLWVLLSRNGIIDMEPRLYFVMCGTLFSNICCRLIVSQMSDTRADLWNALLNLLCVTVAFGILPYTSLGLPELDIDFERYLLYALTFFVTIAHLHYGAGVVQEMCHHFRIRCFKITPAPLSESATPVDGMEDIAL from the exons ATGATCGGAATCAAGTATCTCAACGAAGCCCACTTGAAAGGGTTCGAAAAGTACAAG TACAATTGCGTTGACACCAGCATATTGAGCGTGTACGTGATGCACCCTTTCTGGAACAAGGTAGTCTTGCTGTGTCCCCGATGGGTTGCGCCCAACCTTCTCACCTTCACCGGGTTCATGCTGACGGTGGTAAACTTCTTCCTGATCGGTTACTACGACCGAGACTTCAAGGCAGCGACAGAAACATCCCATACGGTTCCCAACTGGGtgtggctgctggctgccatTAATCTGTTCGTAGCGTACACTCTCG ATGGAATCGATGGCAAACAAGCACGAAGAACCGGCACCAGTGGACCACTTGGTGAGCTGTTTGATCATGGATTGGATTCGTACTCGGCGGTGCTTATACCGATCTATGTATTCAGCATATTTGGATCGCACGATCTGCCTCCGGTGCGAATGTTCTTCATCACGCTGAATGTGTTCCTTAATTTCTACCTTCCGCACGTGGAAAAGTACATCACGGGCATTATGTTTCTGCCGTGGGGGTATGATTTCGTAATGTGG GGGGTCTCGATCACGCTGGCAATCACCGGTATCTTCGGAGCAGAGTTTTGGCAGATTCCGGTCTTTGGCATGAAGCCTTGCCACATCTTTGAACTGACACTATACGTATCCGCAATCATAACTAGTCATCCTATAATAATAACTAATATTTACAA GTCGTATCGCGACAAAACGGGCAAAATGCGATCATTTAAAGAAGCGATTCGCCCGCTAGTGCCACTTGCCAGTCTGTTCGTACTGTGTACGCTCTGGGTGCTGCTCTCCAGGAACGGCATCATAGATATGGAGCCACGGCTCTACTTTGTGATGTGTGGCACgttgttttcgaacatttGC TGCCGGTTGATCGTGTCCCAAATGTCAGATACTCGGGCTGATCTTTGGAATGCACTGCTGAATCTGTTATGTGTGACCGTCGCGTTTGGGATTCTGCCGTACACGTCCCTCGGCTTGCCGGAGCTGGATATCGACTTCGAGCGATACCTGCTCTACGCGCTAACGTTCTTCGTCACGATCGCCCACCTTCACTACGGAGCCGGAGTGGTGCAAGAAATGTGCCATCACTTTCGCATCCGCTGTTTTAAA ATCACTCCGGCGCCACTGTCGGAGTCGGCAACGCCTGTCGACGGTATGGAGGACATCGCCCTATGA
- the LOC131211622 gene encoding uncharacterized protein LOC131211622 has product MQEDRLELIPRSDWEEWRDLYKRDWPRHELAYNTVQNYINWSKRDRKIKDLVIYSLNGSWRENGTYVIIDRIDLYMYTMEESLVSLRRALELVDWDYYYVAVMCEYETLLFDVFKQLNVQLCIARPNYIYYLSKDEAHALTVTLPEGLRLASLKPENAHTINDHWPHRETGSEFSLERLICWNPSIGLYDSSDNLLGWCVLTQMGVIGSLGVIEKRKGYGKLVLKGIVKKLAEMGLSSYASILVNNEPSKALFESVGFKLIKRVNWIRNCERKLVEWKSGATIVME; this is encoded by the exons ATGCAAGAAGATCGATTGGAACTAATTCCACGCAGCGATTGGGAAGAGTGGCGCGATTTGTACAAACGAGACTGGCCACGCCATGAGCTAGCTTATAATACGGTGCAAAATTACATCAACTGGTCCAAACGCGACCGTAAAATTAAAGACTTGGTGATTTACAGCCTGAATGGAAGTTGGCGGGAAAATGGAACGTACGTTATTATT GATCGTATTGATCTGTATATGTACACGATGGAAGAGTCTTTGGTTAGCTTACGCCGTGCACTGGAGCTAGTGGACTGGGATTACTATTACGTTGCCGTGATGTGTGAATATGAAACTCTTCTCTTCGACGTTTTCAAGCAACTCAACGTGCAGCTGTGCATTGCGAGACCAAATTACATCTACTATCTATCCAAGGATGAAGCACATGCACTGACTGTAACCCTTCCGGAAGGATTACGGCTCGCTTCGCTCAAACCGGAAAATGCTCATACTATCAACGATCATTGGCCTCACCGGGAAACAGGATCAGAATTTTCGCTTGAACGTTTGATATGCTGGAACCCTTCGATTGGGTTGTACGATTCTTCCGATAATTTACTCGGTTGGTGTGTTCTCACGCAGATGGGCGTTATTGGATCGCTCGGTGTTATCGAAAAGCGCAAGGGATACGGAAAGCTTGTGTTGAAAGGAATAGTAAAAAAACTGGCCGAAATGGGGTTAAGCTCGTATGCTAGCATTCTGGTTAATAATGAACCTTCCAAGGCTCTATTTGAAAGCGTTGGTTTTAAGCTTATAAAACGAGTCAATTGGATTCGAAACTGTGAGAGAAAGCTTGTAGAATGGAAGTCAGGAGCGACGATTGTAATGGAGTAG